Genomic window (Capillibacterium thermochitinicola):
AGCCTTGGAAAAATACGGCAACAGCTTCGTGGCGATGATGGGCGCCGAGGCCATCAAAAAGCTCCTGGAAGAGATCGACCTGGATCAATTGGCCGCCGAATTAAAGAAAGAGATCAGGGAAGTAAGCGGCCAAAGGAAAGTGCGGGCCATCCGCCGTTTGGAAGTGGTGGAAGCTTTGCGCAAGTCGGGAAACCGTCCCGAGTGGATGATTATGGACGTTATTCCGGTCATCCCGCCGGAACTCCGGCCTATGGTGCAACTGGACGGCGGCCGCTTTGCCACTTCCGATTTGAACGATCTATACCGGCGGGTTATTAACCGGAACAACCGGCTCAAGCGCCTGTTGGAGCTGGGGGCGCCGGACATTATCGTGCGGAACGAGAAACGGATGCTCCAGGAGGCAGTGGACGCCCTGTTTGACAACGGGCGCCGGGGCCGGCCGGTGACCGGTCCGGGCAACCGGCCCTTGAAGTCCCTCAGCGATATGCTGCGCGGGAAACAAGGGCGGTTCCGCCAGAACCTCTTGGGGAAACGGGTGGACTATTCAGGCCGTTCGGTTATTGTCGTCGGTCCGGATCTGAAGATCCACCAGTGCGGGCTGCCGAAGGAGATGGCTTTAGAGTTATTCAAACCCTTTGTCATGAAAAAACTGGTCGATCAGGGGTTTGTGCATAATATCAAAAGTGCGAAACGGATGGTGGAAAAGGCCCGTCCCGAGGTGTGGGATGTTTTGGAGGAAGTGATCAAAGAGCATCCGGTCCTCTTGAACCGGGCACCGACTTTGCACCGCCTGGGGATTCAGGCCTTCGAGCCGGTGCTGGTGGAAGGACGGGCGATCCAGGTCCATCCCTTGGTCTGTCCGGCGTACAACGCCGACTTTGACGGGGACCAAATGGCCGTTCACGTACCGCTTTCCGCGGAGGCGCAGGCGGAAGCCAGGATTTTGATGTTGTCCGCCCACAACATCTTGTCGCCGGCCCACGGACGACCGCTGGCTACGCCCAACCAGGATGTGGTCATCGGGTGTTATTACCTGACGATCATCCGGAAAGGTATGAAGGGTGAAGGGCGTTACTTCTCGTCGCCGGAGGAGGCAATGTTGGCCTATTACACCGGCAATATTGCGCTCCATGCCAAGATCACAGTCCGGACGGAGAAGGGCCGGATCGAGACGTCGGTTGGCCGGCTGATCTTTAAAGATCAGGTGAGCATCGACCCCGATTATCTGGACGAGATCTTTGCGGAGATCGGTGACCACGGAACAACCCGTAAGGTTCTGAACAAGATCGTCTCCTTTGTCTGTCAGCGCTACGGTACCCACCGGACTGCGGAGATTCTGGACCAACTAAAACGCCTTGGTTACCGGTTTGCGACCCAGTCGGGGACGACGATTGCGGCGACGGATATTTCCACTCCGCCGCAGAAGAAAAAGATTGTAGAAGAGACGGAGCGCCTGGGCGATCTGATTGAACAACAGTACCGGCGCGGCTTAATCACCAAAGAAGAACGTTACCAACGCTTCATTGATATCTGGGCGAAAGCCAAGGAAGATGTCACCAAGGCGATGGTGGAAAACTTCGACCCCTTTAACTCGGTAGCGATGATGTCCACCTCCGGAGCGCGGGGTAATGTTTCCCAGCTTTCGCAGTTGGCGGGGATGCGGGGTCTGATGTCGGACCCGTCAGGACGCATCATCGACCTGCCGATTAAAGCCAACTTCCGTGAGGGACTGACGGTGTTGGAGTTCTTCATCTCCACCCATGGTGCCCGGAAAGGCTTGGCCGATACCGCCCTCCGGACCGCCGACTCCGGTTATTTGACCCGGCGGCTGGTTGACGTGGCCCAGGATGTGATCGTCCGTGAAGTAGATTGTGGAACGAACGACGGGATCTTCCTGACGGCGATTAAGGATGGGGACGAAGTAATCGAGTCCTTGGAAGAACGGATTGTCGGCCGCATTGCCGCCGAGGATCTGGCGGATCCGGCGACCGGTGAACTGATTGTTGGTTTTAACGAAGAGATCACCGAGACCGTGGCCAAACGGATTATGGCGGCCGGGATTGAGAAGGTTAAAGTGCGCTCGGTCTTAACCTGTCGGACACGCCACGGGGTTTGTGCCCACTGCTACGGCCGTAACCTGGCGACCGGGCGGATTGCCGATGTGGGTGAAGCGGTTGGGATCATCGCCGCCCAATCCATCGGTGAACCCGGGACCCAGCTGACGATGAGAACCTTCCACACCGGTGGGGTCGCCGGTGAAGATATCACCCAGGGTCTGCCACGGGTGGAAGAGCTCTTTGAGGCCAGAAAACCGAAGGGTCAAGCCATCATCACTGAGGTGAGCGGAACGGTTAAGATCGTGGAAGTGAAGGGGATCCGCCGGGTTAGTATCATCACCGAAGACGGGGAAGAACATCTATACCAGATCCCTTACGGAGCCCGCTTGAAGGTGCGGGACGGCAGCCAGGTGGAAGCCGGCGACCGTCTGACCGAAGGTTCGGTGAATCCCCATG
Coding sequences:
- the rpoC gene encoding DNA-directed RNA polymerase subunit beta' codes for the protein MLDANNFDAIKIGLASPEQIRAWSSGEVKKPETINYRTLKPEREGLFCEKIFGPQRDWECHCGKYKRVRYKGIVCDRCGVEVTRSKVRRERLGHIELAAPVSHIWYFKGIPSRMGLLLDMSPRALEKVLYFASYVVIDPGPEETTLSKKQLLSENEYREALEKYGNSFVAMMGAEAIKKLLEEIDLDQLAAELKKEIREVSGQRKVRAIRRLEVVEALRKSGNRPEWMIMDVIPVIPPELRPMVQLDGGRFATSDLNDLYRRVINRNNRLKRLLELGAPDIIVRNEKRMLQEAVDALFDNGRRGRPVTGPGNRPLKSLSDMLRGKQGRFRQNLLGKRVDYSGRSVIVVGPDLKIHQCGLPKEMALELFKPFVMKKLVDQGFVHNIKSAKRMVEKARPEVWDVLEEVIKEHPVLLNRAPTLHRLGIQAFEPVLVEGRAIQVHPLVCPAYNADFDGDQMAVHVPLSAEAQAEARILMLSAHNILSPAHGRPLATPNQDVVIGCYYLTIIRKGMKGEGRYFSSPEEAMLAYYTGNIALHAKITVRTEKGRIETSVGRLIFKDQVSIDPDYLDEIFAEIGDHGTTRKVLNKIVSFVCQRYGTHRTAEILDQLKRLGYRFATQSGTTIAATDISTPPQKKKIVEETERLGDLIEQQYRRGLITKEERYQRFIDIWAKAKEDVTKAMVENFDPFNSVAMMSTSGARGNVSQLSQLAGMRGLMSDPSGRIIDLPIKANFREGLTVLEFFISTHGARKGLADTALRTADSGYLTRRLVDVAQDVIVREVDCGTNDGIFLTAIKDGDEVIESLEERIVGRIAAEDLADPATGELIVGFNEEITETVAKRIMAAGIEKVKVRSVLTCRTRHGVCAHCYGRNLATGRIADVGEAVGIIAAQSIGEPGTQLTMRTFHTGGVAGEDITQGLPRVEELFEARKPKGQAIITEVSGTVKIVEVKGIRRVSIITEDGEEHLYQIPYGARLKVRDGSQVEAGDRLTEGSVNPHDILKIKGIRGVQMYLVHEVQEVYRSQGVEINDKHIEVVIRQMLRKRKVENPGDTDLLPGSLVDVMELEDENQRVEAEGGTPAVARPVLLGITKASLATESFLSAASFQETTRVLTDAAIKGKRDDLIGLKENVIIGKLIPAGTGMPKYRVIDVRKTEDNTEPETEQLPTAEETVG